In one window of Hymenobacter nivis DNA:
- a CDS encoding aspartate aminotransferase family protein: MVLTPRQLFLKHQAQTSDFPLLLEIERAEGVYMYTPEGRPILDLISGIGVSNVGHRHPRVLAAIHAQLDKYLHLMVYGELVQAVPAQLAEALHRTLPAHLDSVYFTNSGTEAIEGALKLAKRHTGRTELISCLNAYHGSTHGALSITGSEDFKNSYRPLLPDVRHLRHNNFTDLALITGRTAAVVIETVQGEAGVRLPTPYYLPALRRRCREVGALLILDEIQCGYGRTGTMWAFEQYGIEPDILVCAKGMGGGMPIGAFISTTEIMSGFKTNPILGHCTTFGGHPVSCAAALATLQVMQDENLAAGVAEKAARFRAQLRHPSIRAVRSSGLLMAVEFDSFDVLKPIIDRALAHEGILTDWFLFCDNSLRLAPPLVITNEEIDAACAGLLRAIDYVAGG; this comes from the coding sequence GTGGTCCTTACTCCCCGCCAGCTTTTCCTGAAACACCAGGCCCAAACCTCTGATTTCCCGCTGCTGCTGGAAATTGAGCGGGCTGAGGGCGTGTACATGTACACGCCCGAAGGCCGCCCGATTCTCGACCTGATTTCGGGCATTGGGGTGAGCAACGTGGGCCACCGCCACCCGCGGGTGCTGGCCGCCATCCACGCCCAGCTCGATAAATACCTGCACCTGATGGTGTATGGCGAGCTGGTGCAGGCCGTGCCCGCCCAACTGGCCGAGGCCCTGCACCGCACCCTGCCCGCGCACCTCGATTCGGTGTACTTCACCAACTCCGGCACCGAGGCCATCGAAGGGGCCCTGAAGCTGGCCAAGCGCCACACCGGCCGCACCGAGTTGATTTCCTGCCTGAACGCCTACCACGGCTCCACGCACGGGGCGCTGTCCATCACCGGCTCCGAAGATTTCAAGAACAGCTACCGCCCGCTGCTGCCCGACGTGCGCCACCTCCGCCACAACAATTTTACCGATTTGGCCCTGATTACCGGGCGCACAGCGGCCGTCGTCATCGAAACCGTGCAGGGCGAAGCTGGCGTGCGCCTGCCCACGCCCTACTACCTGCCAGCCCTGCGCCGCCGCTGCCGGGAAGTCGGGGCCCTGCTCATCCTCGACGAAATTCAGTGCGGCTACGGGCGCACGGGCACCATGTGGGCCTTCGAGCAGTACGGCATCGAGCCCGACATTCTGGTGTGTGCCAAGGGCATGGGCGGCGGCATGCCCATCGGGGCCTTTATTTCCACGACGGAAATTATGAGCGGCTTCAAAACCAACCCTATCCTGGGGCACTGCACTACCTTCGGGGGCCATCCTGTGAGTTGCGCGGCAGCCCTGGCCACGCTCCAAGTCATGCAGGACGAAAACCTGGCCGCCGGCGTCGCCGAAAAAGCGGCGCGGTTTCGGGCGCAGCTGCGGCACCCGTCAATCCGGGCGGTGCGCAGCAGCGGCCTACTGATGGCGGTGGAATTCGACTCCTTCGACGTGCTCAAGCCCATCATCGACAGGGCCCTGGCGCACGAGGGCATCCTCACCGACTGGTTCCTGTTCTGCGACAACTCGCTGCGCTTGGCTCCGCCCCTGGTCATCACCAACGAGGAAATTGACGCTGCCTGCGCGGGCCTGCTGCGGGCCATTGACTACGTGGCGGGCGGGTAG
- a CDS encoding LytR/AlgR family response regulator transcription factor — translation MAPANRLTCVLIDDEPLAQELLQKYLSRLGFVELLATFDNAVEALGRVEALRPDLILLDVNMPEMNGLEFLNTFTGWRPAVIFTTAYSEYAVQGFEHDAVDFLLKPITFERFAKAIGKARKQLVPAGAPEPPPGPPERQRLLLIKENKKFRRVSVADVLFVEGMKDYLKIYTKAEVVVAHMTMTKMAALLDPADFLRVNRSYLVQKMAIKAIHGNTIEIVNGMEVPVGINYRETIRQMTDKGVL, via the coding sequence ATGGCCCCCGCAAACCGGCTAACCTGCGTCCTCATCGACGACGAGCCCCTGGCCCAGGAGCTGCTCCAGAAGTACCTCAGCCGCCTCGGCTTCGTGGAGCTGCTGGCAACGTTCGATAACGCCGTAGAGGCCCTGGGCCGGGTAGAAGCCCTGCGCCCCGACCTCATCCTGCTCGATGTGAACATGCCGGAAATGAACGGCTTGGAGTTCCTGAACACGTTTACGGGCTGGCGGCCGGCCGTCATCTTCACCACCGCCTACTCCGAGTATGCCGTGCAGGGCTTCGAGCACGACGCGGTGGATTTCCTGCTCAAGCCCATCACCTTCGAGCGGTTCGCCAAGGCCATTGGCAAGGCGCGCAAGCAGCTGGTGCCCGCCGGGGCCCCCGAGCCGCCGCCGGGCCCTCCCGAACGCCAGCGTTTGCTGCTCATCAAGGAAAACAAGAAGTTCCGGCGCGTGTCCGTTGCCGACGTGTTGTTCGTGGAGGGCATGAAGGACTACCTCAAAATCTATACGAAAGCCGAGGTCGTCGTCGCGCACATGACCATGACCAAAATGGCCGCCCTGCTCGACCCCGCCGATTTCCTGCGCGTCAACCGCTCCTACCTCGTGCAGAAAATGGCCATCAAAGCCATCCACGGCAACACCATCGAAATTGTGAATGGCATGGAAGTGCCCGTCGGCATTAATTACCGCGAAACTATTAGGCAAATGACGGATAAGGGCGTGCTGTAG
- a CDS encoding RNA polymerase sigma factor, with the protein MEDHEILLKFQDPASRNLAFNQLVLKYQRKVYWHVRKMVVDHNDADDLTQDVFVKVWKHLENFRQDAQLFTWIYRIATNECLGFLSSKRRKFLLPLNDVGAELAEKLEADPALAGDEIELTLQKAILQLPDKQRLVFNLRYYDEMPYEQMAQVTGTSVGALKASYHHAVKKVEDYVTRASG; encoded by the coding sequence TTGGAAGACCACGAAATTCTCCTCAAGTTCCAGGACCCCGCCAGTCGCAATTTGGCGTTTAACCAGCTGGTGCTCAAGTACCAGCGGAAGGTGTATTGGCATGTGCGCAAGATGGTGGTGGACCATAACGACGCCGATGACCTCACCCAGGACGTGTTCGTGAAGGTGTGGAAGCACCTGGAAAATTTCCGCCAGGACGCCCAGCTCTTCACCTGGATTTACCGCATCGCCACCAACGAGTGCCTGGGTTTTTTGAGCAGCAAGCGCCGCAAGTTCCTGCTGCCGCTGAACGACGTGGGCGCCGAGCTGGCCGAAAAACTGGAGGCCGACCCAGCCCTGGCCGGCGACGAAATCGAGCTAACCTTACAAAAAGCCATTCTGCAACTTCCTGATAAACAGCGCCTCGTGTTCAACCTGCGCTACTACGACGAAATGCCCTACGAGCAGATGGCCCAGGTGACCGGTACCAGCGTGGGGGCCCTGAAAGCGAGCTACCACCACGCCGTGAAAAAGGTAGAGGATTACGTGACCCGCGCCAGTGGCTGA